One segment of Panicum virgatum strain AP13 chromosome 3K, P.virgatum_v5, whole genome shotgun sequence DNA contains the following:
- the LOC120697647 gene encoding ATP-dependent 6-phosphofructokinase 6-like yields METATVVVAPAPVAITPPPQQKLMELKSSFAPAAKPSPARKPKPAKKKLAGGSGGYVLEDVPHLTDYLPELKSYPNPLQDHPAYSVVKQYFVNPDDTVAKKIVVHKGSARGTHFRRAGPRQRVYFPPGEVKAAIVTCGGLCPGLNTVIRELVCGLHDMYGVGSVLGIEGGYKGFYARNTVELTPRSVNDIHKRGGTVLGTSRGGQDTAKIVDSIQDRGIDQVYIIGGDGTQKGAASIHEEVRRRGLRCAVVGVPKTIDNDIAVIDKSFGFDTAVEEAQRAISAAHVEAESAENGVGVVKLMGRNSGFIAMYATLASRDVDCCLIPESPFFLEGKGGLLEFVERRLRDNGHMVIVVAEGAGQDLIARSMRLADTHDASGNKVLLDVGLWLSQKIKEHFKRKPGFPITLKYIDPTYMIRAVPSNASDNVYCTLLAHSALHGAMAGYTGFTVAPVNGRHAYIPFYRITERQNKVVITDRMWARVLCSTNQPCFLTHEDVEGAGQEEEEEPHLPLVEGENALVVRSPSMCNGNGHLCSGAA; encoded by the exons ATGGAGACCGCCACAGTCGTCGTCGCGCCGGCTCCGGTGGCCATCACGCCCCCGCCGCAGCAAAAGCTTATGGAATTGAAGTCTTCCTTTGCCCCCGCGGCgaagccgtcgccggcgaggaagccCAAGCCGGCCAAGAagaagctcgccggcggcagcggcgggtacGTCCTCGAGGACGTGCCGCACCTCACCGACTACCTCCCGGAGCTCAAG AGCTACCCGAATCCCCTGCAAGACCACCCTGCCTACTCTGTTGTCAA GCAGTACTTCGTGAACCCGGACGACACGGTGGCGAAGAAGATCGTGGTGCACAAGGGCAGCGCGCGGGGGACGCACTTCCGGCGCGCCGGCCCGCGGCAGCGCGTCTACTTCCCGCCCGGCGAGGTGAAGGCGGCAATCGTCACCTGCGGCGGGCTCTGCCCGGGCCTCAACACCGTCATCCGCGAGCTCGTGTGCGGCCTCCACGACATGTACGGCGTGGGCAGCGTGCTGGGCATCGAGGGCGGCTACAAGGGCTTCTACGCGCGCAACACCGTGGAGCTGACGCCGCGCTCCGTGAACGACATCCACAAGCGCGGCGGCACGGTGCTAGGCACCTCCCGCGGCGGGCAGGACACGGCCAAGATCGTGGACAGCATCCAGGACCGCGGCATCGACCAGGTGTACAtcatcggcggcgacggcacgcAGAAGGGCGCGGCGTCGATCCACGAGgaggtgcgccgccgcgggctccggTGCGCGGTTGTGGGCGTGCCCAAGACCATCGACAACGACATCGCCGTCATCGACAAGTCGTTCGGGTTCGACACCGCCGTCGAGGAGGCGCAGCGCGCCATCAGCGCGGCGCACGTCGAGGCCGAGAGCGCCGAGaacggcgtcggcgtcgtcaaGCTCATGGGCCGGAACAGCGGCTTCATCGCCATGTACGCCACGCTCGCCAGCCGCGACGTCGACTGCTGCCTCATCCCGGAGTCGCCCTTCTTCCTCGAGGGCAAGGGCGGCCTGCTCGAGTTCGTCGAGAGGCGCCTCCGCGACAACGGGCACATGGTGATCGTCGTGGCGGAGGGCGCCGGGCAGGACCTGATCGCCAGGAGCATGCGCCTGGCCGACACCCACGACGCCTCGGGCAACAAGGTGCTCCTCGACGTCGGCCTCTGGCTGTCGCAGAAGATCAAGGAGCACTTCAAGAGGAAGCCCGGATTCCCCATCACGCTCAAGTACATCGACCCGACCTACATGATCCGCGCCGTGCCGTCCAACGCCTCCGACAACGTCTACTGCACGCTGCTGGCGCACAGCGCCCTCCacggcgccatggccggctACACCGGCTTCACCGTCGCGCCGGTCAATGGCAGGCACGCCTACATCCCCTTCTAC AGGATCACCGAGAGGCAGAACAAGGTGGTGATCACGGACCGGATGTGGGCGCGGGTGCTGTGCTCGACGAACCAGCCGTGCTTCCTGACGCACGAGGACGTGGAGGGGGcggggcaggaggaggaggaggagccgcacCTGCCGCTCGTCGAGGGAGAGAACGCGCTGGTGGTGAGGAGCCCGTCGATGTGCAACGGCAATGGCCACCTCTGCAGTGGCGCGGCCTGA